In the genome of Dromiciops gliroides isolate mDroGli1 chromosome 1, mDroGli1.pri, whole genome shotgun sequence, the window ACCACACATCCCTAGGCGTGAATTAATGTAGTTGTCATAAGTTTGTATATAGTTAGTgttgctttttcttctctaacttGGCTCTGTTAAAACAAGTATTTggtaccccccccaaaaaaaaagcccaccCAAATGTAATGTCTTCTTGTTATTAATAGATTTTCTTAAGGTTTATATTGCATATTCAGTATAATACTGCAGAgcccatttttttcctcacaaagggataaaaagaaaaattcttatttttatgtcAATTATTTGCCATGTTCAACAGACTTTAAACTGAAGACAATTTATACATTTAAAGGCATTTTATtaagcttttgtttatatttttatgtggtaagggaaattttctttattcattgATCTCTTCCTCATCATCTTCAAAAGTTTCCTCTCCATCATTGGCTGTAGCTTCTTGATACTGCTGGTATTCTGAGACCAAATCATTCATATTACTTTCTGCTTCTGTAAACTCCATTTCATCCATTCCTTCTCCCGTAAACCAGTGAAGGAAAGCCTTCCTGCGGAACATGGCAGAGAACTGCTCAGAGATGCGTTTGAAGAGCTCCTGAATTGCAGTGCTATTGCCAATAAATGTGGAAGCCATCTTAAGGCCACGAGGAGGGATGTCACATACAGCCACCTTGACGTTATTAGGGATCCACTCTACAAAATAGCTGCTATTCTTATTCTGGATGGCTAGCATCTGCTCGTCCACTTCCTTCATGGACATTGGGCCTCGGAAGACAGTGGCCACAGTGAGATACCGTCCATGTCTTGGGTCACAAGCAGCCATCATGTTCTTAGCATCAAACATTTGCTGAGTGAGTTCTGGCACTGTGAGGGCTCGGTACTGCTGACTGCCTCTGGCTGTTAAAGGAGCAAAGCCTGGCATGAAGAAGTGAAGGCGGGGGAAGGGGACCATGTTGACTGCCAATTTGCGGAGATCAGCATTGAGCTGCCCAGGGAAGCGCAGTGACGTGGTCACTCCACTCATGGTTGCAGACACCAGGTGGTTAAGGTCTCCATAGGTCGGGGTGGTAAGCTTCAGGGTACGGAAGCAGATATCATATAAAGCCTCATTGTCGATGCAGTAAGTTTCATCTGTGTTTTCAACCAGCTGGTGCACCGACAGGGTAGCATTATAAGGCTCCACAACAGTATCAGACACTTTGGGAGAAGGCATGACACTAAAGGTATTCATGATTCTATCTGGATACTCCTCTCGGATTTTGCTAATGAGCAGTGTTCCCATACCAGACCCTGTCCCTCCTCCCAGGGAGTGAGTGAGCTGAAATCCTTGCAGACAGTCACAGTGTTCACATTCTTTCCTCACTACATCAAGCACTGAATCTACTAGCTCTGCTCCTTCAGTGTAATGTCCCTTTGCCCAATTGTTTCCTGCACCAGTTTGTCCTgcaataaaacagaagaaaaatgcatGTGATTTGAAAAGGGACGTCTAATCTTCCTCTAAAAgcatcaataacaaaaaaagttatGGAATCTTCCTATAGCCTGAGttgcaaaacttaaagaaaaatttaactcTTGTGCATACTTTCAGTACTCAGGTATGTACCGAGTATTCTGCTAGACATTGACAGTTATCAAAGAATTCTTTGCTGTGCTGTTTGCCCTCAAAAGAGCTACCAGTCTGCTTTGGGAGACAGGtttaacaaatgaaataaatgtataGCCACTGAATTTCCTCTGAGACATTCgaggaactggaaaaaaaaatctttcttgatTAAGTTGGGTTTTTGACTGATGATGATGGAAATTCACCTTTTCAAACAGATGAATCTCACTTGATAGAAGTTCTCCTAAGAAGTTTTCCTGTGAAGCAAAGTTCTATTACATCAAatcttgttttccttctgatttttgttttaaacttGAAGAAgtatttcattagaaaaaaaaattgtactcaTACTTCAAAGGAACCATGATTCTGTCAGACTTCAACCATCTTAGCTTTGGTAGATGAAAGTTTCTGTCACCAAAAAATTTATTGCCCTGAACTCAGTCTTTATGATTAGCCTCTCTAAACATCAGCCATATGGACCCTCATTGGGCATGTGCTCTTAAGGATTCCAATTTGTCAAAAAAACCCAGCTTCAACTTGTGCTTTACTGGCATAACCTATGAGAACTGTCATTTCCCTGCTGTTATGAGGCATCATAAGTAGGACTTTAGTAGAGAGCTGATCTAAAGATTGAATAAAAACTATACATTTGAATTAGTTCTTTAAACTTACAAActtgttttatacatatatatgtatatacatatatatacacatacatatgtacacatttgcatatatatgtatatatatctaatatacatatattcttttaaaattaacaagcatttattttctcgtCTACCTCTtccccattgggaaaaaaaaaagaagaaaaacaaaacctttgtaacatatatagtcatgtaaaaaaaCTTTTCTCCCCGAGTCTTGTGTAGCTGTGGCTACAGCATTTGCAGAAGCAGTTGCTAGGTCAAATCTCTATGGGGGTTGCATTTCTGGATGATGGTTACATGACCCTTACACTTGAGTCCCTTACCTCATCCTATTTCCTCTCATGCTCTGTCAAACCCCAATCCTGGAGCATTCCCACCATTGCTTTTGCTTCTATTCACATGCTACGGACTGGGTCAGtaaatcaataaccatttatgaagcacctactgtgcgccAGACACTACTAAGCATTATAAATTTGTTACAAATAATCTCGACTGGGACTttactgcagcaaggcaatccttaaTTCTCCCTTAGttgattcactatcccactcactgTAGTAGGTATTCCAAAACTTCATTTATCCTTCAACCTACCATGgcatcccctccccaaccctctcaGCTGGAGGCTTCACCTCTTACGTTACTGAAAAAATCGTCATTCACTGAGAGCTTCCTCGTTCCCCCTCATCTTATATTACTTAGATACCTTCCCCTATTATGAAAAAGTGGTCGTTGCTCAGGCAAACCCATAAATGTTCATCTTTGATCCCATCTCGTTTCATCTCCCACTATCATGCTCCCACTATCACCCCCACTTTCTAGTTAATCTTCAGTTTCTACCTATTGATTGCTTCCCTGATTCCTACAAATATGTCCAGATCTCTTccatcctttaaaattttttttatctgaCGATCCCTACTAGCCATTATCCTATATTTCTCCTGCCTTTTATGACTAAACTCCGAGAAAGCCATCTCTACctggtgcctccactttctctgctCTTCTTTGCTTCTAAATCCTTTTTTGGTCTGTCCTCtgatttcatcattcaactgaaactgctctctttaaAGGTTCTaatgatctttttgttttgttttgttttttttctaatgatcTTTTAATCGCTAGTTCTAATGTCCTTTTTTTTCAGTAttcatccttgacctctctgcagcttctgACACTCAAACACCCTCTTCTCTATAGTCTCTTCTCTTTtggttttcatgatactgctttctcctggttcttctcttaccTGTCCGAGCACTCTTTAGGCTCCTTTGCTAACCATGAGTGTTTACCAAGACTATTCTGGGCATTTTTCTCCTACAATCTCACTTGGTTATCTCATTAGTACCCATGGGTTcaatatcatctctatgcagataatttccaaaactatatgtgtgtgtgtgtatctatctatctatctctagatatagatatatagatatatctggatacagatatatagatatatgcacacacatatagtttctagatagatagatagatacatagatagatatagatatatatccagccctaatctccctcctgagctccagtctcacatcaccaaTAATTAactggcttttttttgggggggaggaggcagggcaatgagggtcaagtgacttgcctagggtcacatggctagtgtcaagtgtctgaggctggatttaaactcaggtcctgaatccaaggctggtgctttatctactgcgccacctagctgcccccaattaactGCCTTTTGaacatctcaaaatggatgtcctatagacatctcaatcctaaatgtccaaaacagaatccattgacttttccccaaaaccttccatcttctgaactttcctattactgttgagagtACCACTTCATGCCATCCAAACTTACAAactttggtgtcatcctcaactcctcacttatACTCATCCCACATGTGCATGCAGTCTGTTGCCAAGTCTAGTCATTTTTACCtttacatttctcaaatatttacatagcaccctGGTGCAGGTCCTTATCACCCCACACCTACACTGTTATAGTGCTTCTACTTGGTCTATCTGCTACAAGTCTCATCCCTACACTAATCTGTCCTTCATTTCACTTCCACAATGATTTTCATAAATATAGGCGTGGCTTTGGCAaaatgccccccacccccaatcaatataaaatcctctgtttagcatttaaagcctgtCACAAactgtccacttcctactttttCAAATTTCTCACACCTTGCTTTCCTCTACACGTACTTTACAATACAGCAACATTAGCACATGgtgctccatctcctgattctgtaactttgtttgtttgtttttttgtaaggcaattggggttaagtgacttgcccagggtcacacagctaataagtgttaagtgtctgaggccagatttgaactcaggtcctcctgactccagggctggtgctttatccactctgccacctagctgccctgtaacttttctttttttttttttttttttttttttagtgaggcaattggggttaagtgacttgcccagggtcacacagctagtaagtgttaagtgtctgaggccggatttgaactcaggtactcctgactccagggccggtgctctatccactgcgccacctagctgcccctgtaacttTTCATTAAttgtctcccatacctggaattttctcccttatctctccctctgccttccttcaagacttggctCAGTTCTCATCATCTTCAAGAaaacttccctcccctccaagcCCCAACTTCCCATTGTTAGTG includes:
- the TUBB6 gene encoding tubulin beta-6 chain gives rise to the protein MREIVHIQAGQCGNQIGTKFWEVISDEHGIDPAGGYVGDSALQLERINVYYNESSTQKYVPRAILVDLEPGTMDSVRSGPFGQLFRPDNFIFGQTGAGNNWAKGHYTEGAELVDSVLDVVRKECEHCDCLQGFQLTHSLGGGTGSGMGTLLISKIREEYPDRIMNTFSVMPSPKVSDTVVEPYNATLSVHQLVENTDETYCIDNEALYDICFRTLKLTTPTYGDLNHLVSATMSGVTTSLRFPGQLNADLRKLAVNMVPFPRLHFFMPGFAPLTARGSQQYRALTVPELTQQMFDAKNMMAACDPRHGRYLTVATVFRGPMSMKEVDEQMLAIQNKNSSYFVEWIPNNVKVAVCDIPPRGLKMASTFIGNSTAIQELFKRISEQFSAMFRRKAFLHWFTGEGMDEMEFTEAESNMNDLVSEYQQYQEATANDGEETFEDDEEEINE